The window ACGCAAAAACGGAGAATGGAAAGCCTGACACGGGTGCTTCGAACGGTATACGCGAAGGTCGCCTCACTCTTGAAGGAACCAAAAAGTACGGGCTTTTGGTTTCGGATCGACGCGCGGCCCTAAGCAGAAGGCCGTCCTTCAAAAACCTGGAGAACTGCAGAAAGCAGCCGTGAAGAAACCCCAGAAGAGAAGCATTCCGTTAAACTCCTCATCGTTCGTCAGCTCTGTCTAGCTTTACTCCCCCCGGCTCCTCGCAGTCAGTGTCCACCATTGTTTGTGGGCGGAGTCCCCGTTTGCGCGTCGTAGACCCCCGCCAAgtttttgtttttcctgAGCCTCCGCCGATCCCGTACTCAAAAGGGATCCTCTGCACACCATCAACAAATCATGGCTCGTAACGAATCTGGGCTGAATCGTCGGTTTTCGTCGGAGGAAACCACACACTCACGCTATGCTGAGAGGCCTCCCGTCGTGCGGGATCTAAGAAAACACACATTGTTGGATCGTGCGAGTTCAGTGTAGGCAAAAGGAAGCGTCGCTGCCACTTGATGAAGACCGCCACACAGGCTCCATGAGATGGCAAATCGAAGAAAACACCAGAGCTGGACAAGTCAGAACACGCAATGCCAGTCGAGTAGTAACCGCTGGAACGTACGCCCAGGCAAGCAGGGGAAACAGGTTGGAATGTCCTTGAAAGAACAGACTGCTCGGCACATGGACGCGCCAGAAGAGGCTGTCAGAGAACTCCACGATTCACGTGTTTTTCTGCCGATCCTTGTTTTCAAACGTCCCTTCACTGCTCCAATCCTAGCTCACGTTTTCGTTCCGACTTGCGACTGTCTTGGGCCCGGGAAAGCCGGCTTTGTTCCAGTACAAGTCAACCCGGCACGCATCTTTTGCTGTTTTCGCCAGTGAAACTGCGACAGCTTTCCGGGATGGCAATCGCCGTGTTTCCGTGTTTGTTGGCGGTCTTTCGAGTCCGTGCGCCTGCAGGTTCCGCTTCGAGTCGTAGAGAATACGCTCGTAGTCTGTGGTGGTGTGCGACGGAGTTGCAGTGCCCTGTGTACTCCAAACAATTTACGGGTATCTGCTAGCGTTTAGACCTCTTCAGAAGTTCTGCACTGCTAACGCGTTTCACACGGTGTCTTGTTTTGCAGATGTGCTTCACTGAACGCACGAGCAGCGGGTGCGCTCCTCCATTGAGGATCGCTTCGAGGCGTCGGCGGATTTTTGCCCCGCGAGTGGTCTACAGCAATAAGAGAAATCCTCGCATCCCCTCGAAAAGTGAGAGTCTGCCGActggagagaacgacgcaCGCTTCCGTTTGAGGCGCATGCGGCTTCCACGTGGCCGTTCTTTGTATTCCAGAGCCTGGATttcctgctcgcctcttctttgttcGTGTTTCACAGCGTCAAGTCGTTTCCCTCTTGGGATTCTCCGGTCTCTGTTTAGGCCAGAAACGCACTCTGGCTCTTTTggggagagcagagaaaaaccacTGCTCTCCAAACTGTGTGCTTTTGTGGGGCTTCGACGCAAAGAGCTGTGATTCGTGTCTAGGTTAGAACCGTCGCACGGCGCCGGCTGGCTGCAGTCTGCGAGTCTGCGCAGAGATGGATTGAGCGCATGCGGTCTCACTGCTGggttcctctctgctgcatgcacggcgaCATGGGAGACTTTTCcacgaggaaaaagggacggaaaagggaagaccaccgcgagaaaaaagacctttctcttctctcgtttccctgctGCTACCCTTTGCAAGAACATCTACATTTTCGGGGAACGTGCCAGCAGGCGGTGTGCCTGGGGGCAGAGTCGACACCCGGATCTTCCTGCGAGTCGCCGATagcgtttttcttcgaaATCGAGACTCTGCacactgtctcctttgctgtttttcttccccccttttccctccagAATTCCcggtttccttttctctccgctcttcgtctccgcacGCACACCCTCCTgtctttccccgtctctccgttccgcCGCTGTCTTCACGTTTCTCTGTatcctctcgtcttccactGTCCACCGCGAGTCTATCCTCCTCCCCTGCTTCGTTGTCACTTGTCCCTTCCACCTTCCTTCCTCACTtttgtcttgtctctcttcttcctgttcttcctctcttctcttgctctctcgttccgttcttctgtcttctgctctcttcccccttGCTTTCCTCTTGGTCTGACCTGCTTCCCCCCCGTGgtccttctcccctctcttccctccttcttctgtttctctctcaactcgtcttctgtttctttctcaactctctctccactcttcttctgcttctttctcaactctctctccactcttcttctgtcgtgTCTCGCTCcactcgccttctgtcgtgtttctctcagctctcctcttctgtttctctgtcaaTTCTTCCCTCTCAACTCGTctgctcgcgtctctctctcaactCTCTCTCAActtttcctctgtcgtgTATCCAAatctttccgctctctcttcgatAATGCCGCGAGACCGCAGCGGCGGGGGAGCGCCCGCGTCCtgggaggggcgagaagacgccgctgcgatcgcaggcgccgcgacgGGCGCGTCTGTAGGCTGGCGCGAATCGACGCATGTGCCTCGctcggcgcgcgcgcacagCCACGCtcaagaaggcgcgagaatCCTCAAGGGCCTTACCGTGCGTAAAACCTTCGTTCTCGGCAGCTacgcctttcgcctctctccagtggTAAGTCCTCgtgaaaaacgagagaaagaaacgcggaaggaaaggggagCGCAAGAAGAACAGAGCAGTGGGAGGCGCACAGACGTGGGGAGGCAGGCGTGCGGAGGGGAGACGACACATCTGTAGAGACAGGACAGTCTCGGGAACAGATGGACATCTACGGGCAGAGAAGTAGGCAGGACCCTGaggcgagggggaagaatggcgtggagaaagaacgaagaggacgagagacggTCGCAGGAGCGTGCGGGGCTGCGGGGTTTCGGCGAGGGCTGCTGAGGAGGGACGCCGATTtcacgaaaaacgcgagagacgaaaaccgAGCGCAGCCAGAAAGAACATAGACACGCGCTCGGACGCTGTCACAGAGGTCTTTACACACGCCCCCCTTTCCCCCCCCGTGTTTTttcgtctgtcttttttcgtgccCCGGttcaggagaagaagaagtaCAACGACATGACCCACAAATGGACATGTCTGTTGCGAGCGCTGAATGGCGAGGATCTCACCTACTGCGTGAAGAAAGTTGTCTTCGAACTGGATCCGTCCTTCGTCAATCCGAAAAGAAGTACGTAActcggagaagagcgacgagcgaggagaaccGCGCGGCCACAAAGGTCCGCAGACAGAAGAGTTGGAACGGAAGACACGAGTGGCGCCTTTTCTGGGAACAGATGGAGAGCGCAGCCGCTCGCCGAATGCTCAAACCCCCTCGCGTAACTCCAGACGGAGCTTCATCGTGCACTCAGTCCCTTTTGGCTGCGCAACGTCTCCCTTCTGTTGAATCTCGTGGCTTGATTTTTGCCTCGACGCTTGGCTTCGAGTGCGCAAACACAGTGGCAAAGACGCCCGTCTGCGCGGCGACTCGACGGGCCCTTTCCCTCCACAGAGACGTCGGCggtcgcgctgtctccgtgcgtGTTGCGTCACAGCACTAACCCACCCGCCGTACGAAGTGTCGGAGGCAGGCTGGGGCGAATTCCAGATTTCCGTCAAAGTCCACTTCATCGATGACTCTCTGCCTCCGGCGGAGCTCCGTCACTTCCTCCGGGCAAGTCACGactttttttttctggatTTTCCCACCTGCTAGCGCGTTGCCTTCCGTTGCTTGGCTCTCCCggtcgcctgcttcgccgctcctcgGCCCGCTTTTGCCGAGATTGTCCTCTTTCGTGCCGGGATTCTTCTGCCCCTCGATGTGCTCCTCCTGTGTTTTGGAAcactccgtctctcttctggagACGCGTGGCTGGCCCAatcttcgcctttccgcgGATGTCCCTTCAGTTTCCtgcggctttcttctctccgatcCTCTGAATCCTTTCCCTCGTCCCCTGTGTTCCCTTCGCGCTGGatgttttcccttctcatggatgttttcccttctcatggatgttttcccttctcatggatgttttcccttctcatGGatgtcctcttctttccgttttcgcctttcgcAGCTCAACCCGGAAGGCGGCCATGTCGTGGGCCCGTGCGTCGCCGCGGAGGTAATaacggctgcatgcggcgcatCTTGCAGAGGTTCCCGGTCGACTGCGGAGGAGGCTCGGCCTTTCTCCTTGTGGAGACGACGTCGCTGTCGCCGGGTCCCGTCTAGCCGCGTGGACAGCACACACGCCCTTTCCCCCTTGTGCTCCCagcaaaaaaacagacgcacccgcgacggcgaagcgtaGATCGCGCTCGACCAGAAAGAAGTTCGACACTATTACATGTCTACGAAATGTCTGTGCTTTCACGCGAGCATCTGCATGACGCTGAAGTTGAGTTTGTCGAAGCCCACGCGCATGCGTGCGTGGGGACAACCGATGCTTGTATAGGAAGGCGCGTTGGGAAACACTGGATtcgatgtgtgtgtgtataaACAGCCCATCGAGATCAACCTGCACCAGCGAAATCTCACTTTGCCTTTCCTGCGCCGTGTGcgtgtctcgttttcgtctgcgtttctctgccgtcgATCCTGTCAACCTCCGCTCTAtccgcgagcgcgcgcgttGCTCCTGCGGGTTTGCTGCCACCTGTAGACGCTCGACGAGGTACTGATTCACGAACCGAAGGAAAGCTTCTACGATGTGCTCATGGAAGGCCCCCACAAGCCGGCGGCGCCGCACGCGCTGGAAAAATATTTCCTTCAACAGCAGCCGCGATTCGACGAGCAAATGAAACTGCTCATGGGTGCCCAAGGCTTTGTCCAGGTGCGACACCGGAAAAAACAAGCTGCCGACTTCCTGTGGTTCCTTTATCCTccccccgtctcttcttttccctttctcgtttcttattcttttctcttttcttctttttcgtcgttAGACGTTCGGGGGCGCGGGCTCCATGAAATCGGTTTCTCACTTTCTGCCCccaccgttttttctctgtttttccatcttcgccttctctctctcttgaccTCTTTTTATGAAGCAGGAAGCAGACGTCATTCACTTCCACGTgcgagcgtctcctcgcgccgtctctgtccccgCCGTCATGCCGCCtcccctttccgtctctttttttccctcaTGCAGGAGGAAAGCATGAGTCTGATGTCTGAGGCGTTCGCGTTGACAAATCGGATTCGCCAGCTGCAAGCGGCGTGTGATCCGCGAGTCTTCCAGCACCTTCGGGCGCAGCAGGCGGCCCTCGTCCCCGCTTCGCCCCTGCCGTCCCTTGCAGccccgcctgtctcttcccacTCGCCCCCCACGGCTCTTGCGGCGTCGTCCCTCGCTCTCGGGCAGAAGgaggcgctttctctcgcgacgGCACCCCCGGCAGCGACAACGCAGGAtcccgcagctgctgcgcagACTGGCATGCAGGCTTCGCGGGGGAcagcgctgtctcctggagTCGCGAACGGGCCCTCGGCGACGCTCGGCGCGGGCCCGCAGGTCGAGCACCCCTGCCGAGCGGCTCCACCTGCGGCCTCGCCAGGAAGCGCCTCCGGCGCAGATGTCTCCGCCGCGCTGGGCGTTCCGGATGGCGCCCCACAGCTCGCCGACGCCGGCGTCGCTccgaccgcggagacacctggggCCTCTGGGGTTGCGGGCGCGGCGCCAGGGCCTTCGGGCGCGAGCGCGGGCCCGAGCGCGGGCCCAGCGTCGATGTCTCCGGCCGGGCCCTACGCGGTCGTCGGCTCGGCGTTTGGAGCCCAAGGGGCGGACAAGAGCGCGGTCTTCGACCCTCACGCGCTGCAGCAGCAAGTGGCgctccagcagcagcaggcgcaAGCGTTGCTCCAGCAACAGCTCTACCACGCGCAGCAgtacatgcatgcggcgccaggcgccttcgccgcgtttcccggAGAtgtgaagagagacgccacgcCCTGTCCCCAAGTGTCTCCCGCGCCCTTCCCGCAGACGGGGCCTTACCCGAACGGCGGAGCTGCGATGCCGCCCACCGCAGGGGGCGTGGCTTTCCcagcgcgaggcgcagcggagGGAGGCTCGGCGGCGTCTGGAGGCGCGCCTCAGAAGGAatgagaagagacagggagaggaattGGAGAGGGActgggaagagacagggagaggaatttgagagggacggagaagagacagggagaggaattGGAGAGGGActgagaagagacagggagaggaatttgagagggacggagaagagacagggagaggaattGGAGAGGGActgggaagagacagggagaggaatttgagagggacggagaagagacagggagaggaattGGAGAGGGActgagaagagacagggagaggaatttgagagggacggagaagagacagggagaggaattggagagggacggagaagagacagggagaggaattggagagggacggagaagagacagggagaggaattGGAGAGGGActgggaagagacagggagaggaatttgagagggacggagaagagacagggagaggaattggagagggacggagaagagacagggagaggaattggagagggacggagaagagacagggagaggaattGGAGAGGGActgggaagagacagggagaggaattggagagggacggagaagagacaagcggcgagaagcacaAGAGAACGGACCGGGCAAACGCcacgaaagaaacgcgaaggaagagagagcgacaggcataaagacgggaaaagaacgacgaagggggagaagacgagcgggggatagaaagaga is drawn from Neospora caninum Liverpool complete genome, chromosome X and contains these coding sequences:
- a CDS encoding YEATS family protein, related translates to MPRDRSGGGAPASWEGREDAAAIAGAATGASVGWRESTHVPRSARAHSHAQEGARILKGLTVRKTFVLGSYAFRLSPVEKKKYNDMTHKWTCLLRALNGEDLTYCVKKVVFELDPSFVNPKRTLTHPPYEVSEAGWGEFQISVKLNPEGGHVVGPCVAAETLDEVLIHEPKESFYDVLMEGPHKPAAPHALEKYFLQQQPRFDEQMKLLMGAQGFVQEESMSLMSEAFALTNRIRQLQAACDPRVFQHLRAQQAALVPASPLPSLAAPPVSSHSPPTALAASSLALGQKEALSLATAPPAATTQDPAAAAQTGMQASRGTALSPGVANGPSATLGAGPQVEHPCRAAPPAASPGSASGADVSAALGVPDGAPQLADAGVAPTAETPGASGVAGAAPGPSGASAGPSAGPASMSPAGPYAVVGSAFGAQGADKSAVFDPHALQQQVALQQQQAQALLQQQLYHAQQYMHAAPGAFAAFPGDVKRDATPCPQVSPAPFPQTGPYPNGGAAMPPTAGGVAFPARGAAEGGSAASGGAPQKE